The Gemmatimonadota bacterium genome has a segment encoding these proteins:
- a CDS encoding right-handed parallel beta-helix repeat-containing protein, whose product MMSKIITASLDQDSATSGIQEAIDALGERGGSVRIPAGKWRLRQSIVLRSGISLIGDGSATELTIAAPRALFLIRDARKGSRNIYLRGRVPFVADDGVGLTDRPRQWWDGTHALVRSIKGNLVRLSEPLNRGLRVKEGAQIVGLFPGITAVRRDDVSLRDLTLRGSRDPKGRWWQDFTYSAVHTIYCRGVRIQNVAVIDWPSDGISVQGGSDAQVTHCQVRFCRGHGYHPGTGLERSIWSHNIAIGNGGDGLYFCGHVRDSICSDSVFTGNEHSGIGGVGHGEDHHNIISNNVCSENGKWGINASDGVEHVIVGNILRSNSWKEPGTYPALRLHNAKRFLVQGNRCADDVDKSPTVGGDTPCQTRGIVESGHSDWNLVSGNVCIGMAEPITVIGRNSRAQGNLF is encoded by the coding sequence ATGATGAGCAAAATAATCACGGCATCTCTCGATCAGGATTCGGCTACCTCGGGGATTCAGGAGGCGATTGACGCCCTTGGCGAGCGAGGTGGGAGCGTTCGGATTCCGGCAGGCAAATGGCGGCTACGTCAGTCAATTGTCCTCCGAAGTGGCATAAGCCTCATCGGCGATGGATCAGCGACTGAACTGACGATAGCTGCACCCAGGGCACTATTCCTGATTCGAGATGCCCGCAAAGGTTCCCGCAACATCTACTTGCGCGGACGAGTGCCTTTTGTAGCAGACGATGGCGTCGGGTTGACCGACCGTCCTCGCCAATGGTGGGATGGAACCCACGCGCTGGTGAGGTCGATAAAGGGCAACCTCGTTCGCTTGAGTGAGCCACTGAACAGGGGCCTGAGGGTGAAAGAGGGTGCCCAGATCGTCGGCCTCTTCCCGGGCATTACCGCTGTTAGGAGAGATGACGTGAGCCTGCGCGATCTGACGCTACGCGGATCGAGAGATCCCAAAGGGCGCTGGTGGCAAGACTTCACTTACAGCGCTGTACACACTATCTACTGTAGAGGTGTACGCATCCAGAATGTAGCGGTCATCGACTGGCCGAGTGACGGCATCAGTGTGCAGGGCGGCTCGGATGCGCAGGTCACCCACTGTCAGGTTCGCTTTTGTCGCGGACACGGATACCATCCCGGTACAGGTCTGGAACGCAGCATTTGGTCACACAACATCGCCATTGGAAACGGCGGAGACGGTCTGTACTTCTGCGGCCATGTGCGCGACTCTATATGCAGCGATAGCGTGTTCACAGGCAACGAACACAGTGGCATCGGCGGTGTAGGGCACGGGGAGGATCATCACAACATCATCAGCAACAATGTATGCTCAGAGAATGGCAAATGGGGCATTAACGCAAGCGATGGCGTGGAACATGTGATCGTCGGGAACATCCTCCGTAGCAATTCCTGGAAGGAGCCAGGAACTTATCCCGCCCTGCGTCTGCACAATGCCAAAAGATTTCTTGTTCAGGGCAACCGTTGCGCCGATGATGTTGACAAATCTCCGACGGTTGGAGGCGACACACCGTGCCAGACGCGAGGCATCGTCGAGAGTGGGCACAGTGACTGGAACCTTGTGAGTGGCAATGTCTGTATAGGAATGGCCGAGCCGATCACGGTGATAGGCCGCAATTCCCGCGCACAAGGGAATCTTTTTTGA
- a CDS encoding methyltransferase domain-containing protein: MKFDERDLYTGLSALHWATISTSDPRRDKSFYRGILEKTGGKTLELGCGAGRLLLTFLQEGFDVQGVDISGDMLSVCRQHANAMGLDPVLYEQQMQQLDLPNRFNAIYIPCGGFQCVMGRRAALETLRRCHAHLEPGGILAFNVAPAHSFYYWGPKEIHAWPGEWKQIANKELEDRKRLLVYHHKIFEDTVAQYAVRERRYELYEGNRLIKEEIHTGQTHWYHRNELMWMLELAGFQDVDVKGDWTDETLNSEHEKEMIFVATKNGK, encoded by the coding sequence ATGAAATTCGATGAACGAGATCTATATACTGGACTCTCCGCACTTCATTGGGCTACGATATCGACGTCAGACCCCCGCAGAGACAAGTCATTCTACAGAGGTATCCTTGAGAAAACTGGAGGTAAGACCCTGGAACTGGGATGCGGAGCGGGGCGGTTACTACTGACCTTTTTGCAAGAAGGATTTGATGTACAGGGGGTGGACATTTCGGGCGATATGCTATCTGTATGTCGCCAGCATGCGAACGCGATGGGGCTGGACCCCGTGCTCTATGAGCAGCAAATGCAGCAGTTGGATCTCCCCAATCGTTTTAATGCCATCTATATCCCGTGCGGCGGTTTCCAGTGTGTAATGGGGCGGCGAGCGGCATTGGAAACGCTCCGCCGATGCCACGCTCATTTGGAGCCTGGTGGAATTCTCGCCTTTAATGTTGCCCCAGCCCATAGTTTTTATTACTGGGGCCCCAAAGAGATTCACGCATGGCCTGGCGAGTGGAAACAGATCGCCAACAAGGAGCTTGAAGACAGAAAGCGTCTGCTGGTTTACCACCACAAGATTTTTGAAGATACGGTGGCGCAATATGCTGTCCGAGAACGGCGATATGAACTATACGAAGGTAATCGTCTCATAAAGGAAGAAATTCACACCGGACAGACGCACTGGTACCATCGAAATGAACTGATGTGGATGCTGGAATTGGCAGGCTTTCAAGATGTCGATGTCAAAGGGGATTGGACAGACGAGACCCTGAATTCCGAACACGAAAAAGAGATGATCTTCGTTGCTACCAAGAATGGGAAGTGA
- a CDS encoding class I SAM-dependent methyltransferase: MDDSYFNERRAATYDDDAEMFDPAVVDPIVNFLVKLSGDGSALEFGIGTGRIALPLARRGVPVHGVDMSKAMIERLKLKQDGEEVDVTIGDFSTTIVDGSFSLVYLVFNTIMNLTTQTSQVACFRNAAVHLKPGGHFVIEVMVPQLQRLAKSETLLAYDLSEKHWGVDEYDVVSQGLTSHHARIVDGNIELFSTPFRYVWPAELDLMAQLAGMILVERWAGWDQEPFTGVSHSHVSVWVKPNRLK; this comes from the coding sequence ATGGATGACAGCTACTTTAATGAACGAAGAGCGGCGACGTACGATGATGATGCCGAGATGTTCGATCCTGCAGTAGTTGATCCTATCGTCAATTTTCTTGTCAAGCTTTCGGGTGATGGAAGTGCCCTTGAATTCGGCATTGGCACAGGGCGAATCGCATTGCCACTTGCCCGGCGAGGAGTCCCTGTGCATGGTGTGGACATGTCCAAGGCAATGATCGAGAGGCTTAAGTTGAAGCAAGATGGCGAAGAAGTTGATGTAACGATTGGCGATTTTTCGACAACTATTGTTGATGGCTCGTTCTCTTTGGTATACCTCGTGTTCAACACAATCATGAACCTCACGACACAGACGTCTCAAGTAGCTTGCTTTCGTAATGCGGCAGTGCATCTCAAGCCTGGAGGCCATTTCGTTATCGAAGTTATGGTTCCTCAGCTTCAGCGCCTGGCGAAAAGTGAGACGTTACTCGCTTACGACCTCAGCGAAAAGCATTGGGGTGTTGATGAGTATGATGTTGTCTCGCAGGGTCTAACGTCTCATCACGCCCGAATCGTCGATGGCAATATAGAGCTGTTTTCTACACCATTTAGATACGTCTGGCCAGCGGAGCTCGATTTGATGGCTCAGCTTGCTGGAATGATATTAGTGGAACGCTGGGCAGGTTGGGATCAAGAGCCATTTACTGGCGTAAGTCACAGCCATGTTTCAGTCTGGGTGAAACCGAACAGATTAAAATGA
- a CDS encoding LD-carboxypeptidase, producing the protein MKPSLTKPPKLQEGDKVATVSLSWGGPGLIPHRYEAGKKQLEEAFGLVVIEMPHTLREPKWLSENPKARADDLMEAFSNSEIKGIISTIGGDDSIRILRHLDLDLIRKNPKPFVGYSDTTVSHFACLKAGIVSFYGPAIMAGFAENGGLFPYMVNSVRRTLFDSGNIGEIPENRDGWTVERLDWANPANQKRKRILQGSAGWQYLQGEGQTEGHLIGGCLEVLDWIRSTDVWPDKEVWKGAILFIETSEETPPPSTVTRFFRSLAAMDILPSLSGILFGRPGGHELSPDSFHAYDDAILQIVADEEGLTSLPIITQMDFGHTDPMFVLPYGIQAEIDSDRRKFTILENAVEPD; encoded by the coding sequence ATGAAACCATCGCTTACTAAACCACCAAAGCTTCAAGAGGGAGATAAGGTAGCCACTGTATCTCTGTCATGGGGTGGACCGGGGCTAATTCCACATCGATATGAAGCTGGAAAAAAACAACTGGAAGAAGCATTTGGCCTGGTCGTAATCGAGATGCCTCATACACTCAGAGAGCCAAAATGGCTCTCTGAGAATCCAAAAGCGCGTGCGGATGACTTGATGGAAGCCTTTTCAAACTCAGAAATCAAAGGAATTATATCGACTATTGGCGGCGATGACTCGATTAGAATTCTTCGTCACCTGGACCTTGATCTTATCAGGAAGAATCCGAAGCCCTTCGTGGGATATTCCGATACGACCGTTTCCCACTTTGCGTGCCTAAAGGCGGGCATTGTCTCCTTTTATGGTCCAGCAATTATGGCAGGATTTGCCGAGAACGGTGGGTTGTTTCCCTACATGGTGAACTCCGTTAGACGGACCTTATTTGATTCTGGAAATATTGGTGAAATACCGGAGAATCGAGATGGCTGGACCGTCGAACGTCTTGACTGGGCAAATCCTGCGAATCAAAAAAGAAAGAGGATCCTTCAAGGCTCTGCGGGTTGGCAGTATCTCCAGGGAGAAGGGCAAACGGAAGGACACCTCATAGGTGGTTGCCTCGAAGTTCTCGACTGGATAAGAAGTACAGACGTTTGGCCTGACAAGGAAGTGTGGAAAGGTGCGATACTCTTTATCGAAACGTCTGAAGAAACACCGCCGCCAAGTACGGTAACCCGATTTTTCCGGTCTCTTGCTGCGATGGATATTCTTCCATCTTTGAGTGGAATTCTCTTTGGAAGACCAGGTGGCCACGAGTTGTCGCCTGATTCGTTTCACGCTTATGACGACGCCATACTTCAGATAGTCGCTGACGAGGAAGGACTGACTTCGCTCCCCATAATTACGCAGATGGATTTTGGGCACACAGATCCGATGTTCGTTCTTCCGTATGGGATTCAAGCAGAAATCGACTCTGATCGGCGCAAATTTACCATTTTGGAGAATGCGGTCGAACCTGATTGA